DNA from Daucus carota subsp. sativus chromosome 1, DH1 v3.0, whole genome shotgun sequence:
TCTCGTCGACATCTTCAATGccaccaagatctggggggtagttgttatatgcaaaattatgaAGATTAACTAAATGGGCCGGGCCCACTGAAGAAGGTCTATTTGGGCCAGGAGAGTCAAGATCAACACGATTTCGAAGTGACCCTgtcaaaagatagggcgcgccctatcttcaGGGCGCGCCCACTTGCTGAGGATAGTTTGGTCCACTGTAGTTTAGAAGGGCAGAAGGAGATGCTTCttgtttagggggacgcccttgaaCATAAGTAGATCCTACTGTTAAGTCGTTGaaggccctaccttgtagtctgagaggttatcctccttgggaggtagaggatagaAGAGAAGACACACCCTGGAAGGTTCGATGTggcaatcactcggggggtagcTCACTTGCGTTGAAGATCCTTAGGCAAGGATACTACTGGCCAGAAGTTTCCTTAAGCTGTTGATATCATCGTTGAGAAGTGCAATTTCTATTTCCGAAAATTAAAATTGGTTGGCTGTGATTGTAATTTCCGTTCATTCCGCCGATTCCGAATCCTATGTGTAGCCATCATTGCTACACGCGGGTAACTGTGTTTTGCTCAGTAATAAGCAGTTTACTTATCGGAATCAGTAATAAGCAGTTTTTCTCGATATCTCCTTTTAACAAGGTCGCTAACATTCTCAATTACAATCACGACAATCAGCACGTTCATAACACCATCACTTTCATAGTTTCATGCCTAAACGAAATAATTGAATAGCCTTATGGTTTATAAAGTTGGCATGTCGATTATTTCCTGTTTGAAATTCACATCCACTCAATTATCCCGTCTTCAAAACCATGATTAAATCTTGGCCCTGGAACATTAAGCTTTATCATTCCCTAAAGCAACCTATATAGCAAGTGGGTGAAAAAGACATAGCCAAAGCCATTCGTTTAAAATCTTTTCAATGTCCCCTTATGTCAATATCCACATCTTACCAAACAGAGGATATCATCGAAACTGTTTGGGCAAACTTAAAAACGTAGAAGTTATGAAAGAATGACTAGTATTTACAACTTCtgaaaagtgcttctacttatttacataaacgggtcaagaaaagtagaaattAAAAACAGACTCGGCTTCACTTAAACAAACAAGCAGTCTACTTATTTACTCAACATTGTCTATGAAGAAATTTCCTAATTACCATAATTTGAAAAACCGACCAAAATACACATGAGATATGTACATGAAAGCGGTAAAAGAGACCAAAACTTCATACCACAAAACTGTATTGTCTAGCAAATCTTAaacttcaaaataaatttttgcaATAATACATTCACCGGCTAGATAATAGTTATTACATCAAGGCCAAACCCTTTGTCCTTCTGTTCTAAAACACATACAACCAACACATAAATGTATAGAGCAGTAGCATAGTAAATTTCACATTGGACTGTTGATGATCACATAATAGCACAAGCTTGGGGGTTCTCATCACTGAAGGCAGTGGTGTACCTCACCTCAGTAGAGCTGGCACGGGCCAGCTGGGAGGTACGCTGGTCCACGTACTCAGTGTTACGCACGTACCCTGCTGGAGCCTTCTTATCGTACACACCGGGGGCATAAGGGTGATCAACGACGTCATATGGGACATATGGCCAAAGCTCCGCCTTCTTGCCTGTGCGATGAGCCACACGTGCCACCACTTTTTCTGGTTCTACATAACCAACAACAGTGAGTTTGTGCTGCTTAGGATTGATATCAACTGAGCTTACACCTTTCATTCCTTCCACGGATCTTCTCACCTTCCTTTCACAACCCTCGCAGTCCATCTTCACTTTAACTTCTACGGTCTGCTCCCACACAAGCAATTTTCAATCATTAACATTTGAAtggaaataattaatttaaaatataatagcaAGTACATAACAGGAAAAGTTGCAATGTGATCATACAAAAAAACGTATAATAGCATAGTAAAATTAAGGGCAAAGCATATATCATATACTGTGTTTTTAATTCCGTACTACAAATCAAAATTGGTAAATAAGGTCAAGTGTTTGAGCAGTGACAAAAGGTTCTTCTTGTGCCAGAAGAGGTCTAGAGTTTAAGACCCCCACCTCTCGGTTTACCGatatttaaaatacataaaaaaaaactaccCAAAAATAAAAGAATCTATATTGTTAATAAATACACATGAAATTCCAAGATTTGCTGaaattaaacaaatcaaaatgatGCACACTAATGTGTTGGTTGTTACTGAATGAGAATATAGCTTGTGaatcaatataaattgtcaCGACACCGTGGGACCTTAAAATTCTGGAATCAGCGGCTCGTTTGATATTTGTATTGATTAGCATGAAGATACAATTCAAAGTTGAAGTACTACCATAGTTATGAagttaataagtttaaaatttgttttaaccTTTCAAGTGATCAAAAGCATCAATCCTTAAAGAAAGTTATAGTTTTTGTTGCTAAAGTTGTGCATGATGGAGCATCCAGCTTAGCATATCATGGCTGTATCTCTGTTATGTCCTCTTTTTATCAACCAAAGAGAGCATGGACCCTAAATTATAAGCTAACAAACAAGAATTTAAAGTATACAAAAGAATATCGCTAGCGGGGCCCAAGAAACATGTGGTGCATGGGCCACCACCAGGGAGGCTGGATCATT
Protein-coding regions in this window:
- the LOC108217056 gene encoding heavy metal-associated isoprenylated plant protein 26 — protein: MGALDHISDMFDCSGRSSHSKYKKRKQLQTVEVKVKMDCEGCERKVRRSVEGMKGVSSVDINPKQHKLTVVGYVEPEKVVARVAHRTGKKAELWPYVPYDVVDHPYAPGVYDKKAPAGYVRNTEYVDQRTSQLARASSTEVRYTTAFSDENPQACAIM